A DNA window from Gorilla gorilla gorilla isolate KB3781 chromosome 19, NHGRI_mGorGor1-v2.1_pri, whole genome shotgun sequence contains the following coding sequences:
- the NEURL4 gene encoding neuralized-like protein 4 isoform X2, giving the protein MAAGSGGSGGSGGGPGPGPGGGGGPSGSGSGPGSNGGLGSGGELHPRTGRLVSLSACGRTARRQQPGQEFNHGLVLSREPLRDGRVFTVRIDRKVNSWSGSIEIGVTALDPSVLDFPSSATGLKGGSWVVSGCSVLRDGRSVLEEYGQDLDQLGEGDRVGVERTVAGELRLWVNGRDCGVAATGLPPRVWAVVDLYGKCTQITVLPPEPGFSPPTPIPTPPLEPLAPTEDSAMAEQGTSADEAFMVSPAQARPETFPNSLESHNDFANMELSEVVSNTILSAYNGGLLNVNLSSPPAGEGLGSSGAATSPILTSNDALLFHEKCGTLIKLSNNNKTAERRRPLDEFNNGVVMTNRPLRDNEMFEIRIDKLVDKWSGSIEIGVTTHNPNSLEYPATMTNLQSGTIMMSGCGILTNGKGTRREYCEFSLDELQEGDHIGLTRKSNSALHFFINGIDQGVATPLTPPVVYGVVDLYGMAVKVTIVHNNNHSDRLRRNNAILRALSPEGALRRAAPAAQAEPERLLFHPNCGQKAAITHEGRTALRPHATDDFNHGVVLSSRALRDGEVFQVRIDKMVDKWAGSIEIGVTTHNPAYLQLPSTMTNLRSGTWMMTGNGVMHNGTTILDEYGHNLDRLKAGDTVGVVRREDGTLHFFVNGMTQGPAAWNVPPGVYAVVDLYGQAAQATIVDDVEVAPVPEPLPEGNNQVSPSSPSSGAGGSDLRFHQLHGSNAVITNGGRTALRHNCRSEFNDAIVISNRALRDGELFEIVIQKMVDRWSGSIEAGVTAIRPEDLEFPNTMTDIDYDTWMLSGTAIMQDGNTMRNNYGCDLDALGTGARIGMMRTAKGDLHYFINGQDQGAACSGLPPEVYAVVDLYGQCVQVSITNATGPMDNSLATSNTATEKSFPLHSPVAGVAHRFHSTCGKNVTLEEDGTRALRAAGYAHGLVFSTKELRAEEVFEVKVEELDEKWAGSLRLGLTTLAPGEMGPGAGGGGPGLPPSLPELRTKTTWMVSSCEVRRDGQLQRMNYGRNLERLGVGSRVGVRRGADDTMHILVDGEDMGPAATGIAKNVWAVLDLYGPVRSVSIVSSTRLEESEGTQPPSPSSDTGSEGEEDDEGEEHGLGVRGCSMGQNEVGIIPTTLEFLENHGKNILLSNGNRTATRVASYNQGIVVINQPLVPQLLVQVRIDFLNRQWTSSLVLGVITCAPERLNFPASACALKRAAWLLRGRGVFHNGLKICEKFGPNLDTCPEGTILGLRLDSSGGLHLHVNGVDQGVAVPDVPQPCHALVDLYGQCEQVTIVNPEPGAASGKSAGTQGDMEKADMVDGIKESVCWGPPPAASPLKSCEYHALCSRFQELLLLPEDYFMPPPKRSLCYCESCRKLRGDEAHRRRGEPPREYALPFGWCRFNLRKNQEVPGASCLRKSLVKLLHWGVSGLRSICPACPPPRVNPRLEAGTLTKKWHMAYHGSNVAAVRRVLDRGELGAGTASILSCRPLKGEPGVGFEEPGENCAPPREEQPPPVLLSPSLQYAGAETLASKVQFRDPKSQRTHQAQVAFQVCVRPGSYTPGPPSAALGEPPDPHFSPAELEWVTKEKGATLLCALLVRVE; this is encoded by the exons atggcggcagggtcggGTGGGAGTGGGGGCTCTGGGGGAGGCCCTGGACCGGGGCCGGGCGGGGGTGGCGGCCCCAGCGGGAGCGGCTCAGGACCGGGGTCCAACGGGGGTCTGGGCAGCGGCGGGGAACTGCACCCGCGCACTGGGCGCTTGGTGAGCCTGTCGGCCTGTGGGCGTACAGCGCGGCGGCAGCAGCCGGGCCAGGAGTTTAACCACGGGCTGGTGTTGAGCCGAGAACCCTTGCGCGATGGACGCGTCTTCACCGTCCGCATCGACCGCAAG GTCAACTCCTGGAGCGGCTCCATTGAGATTGGGGTGACAGCGCTGGACCCCAGTGTGCTGGACTTTCCAAGCAGTGCCACAGGGCTGAAGGGGGGCTCGTGGGTAGTGTCGGGCTGCTCTGTGCTGAGAGATGGACGCTCTGTGTTGGAGGAGTATGGTCAGGACCTGGACCAGCTTGGTGAAGGGGACCGCGTGGGCGTGGAGCGCACAGTTGCTGGGGAGCTTCGGCTCTGGGTGAATGGGCGGGATTGCGGTGTGGCTGCCACAGGCCTGCCCCCTCGTGTCTGGGCCGTTGTGGACCTTTATGGCAAGTGCACCCAGATCACCGTGCTACCCCCTGAGCCAGGCTTCAGCCCCCCTACTCCCATCCCCACACCTCCCCTCGAGCCCTTGGCCCCCACTGAAGACTCTGCCATGGCTGAACAGGGGACCTCTGCAGATGAAG CCTTCATGGTGTCCCCAGCGCAGGCCCGGCCGGAGACGTTTCCTAACAGCCTTGAGTCGCATAATG ACTTTGCCAACATGGAGCTGTCTGAGGTGGTGAGCAACACCATCCTGTCTGCCTACAATGGAGGGCTCCTGAATGTGAACCTGAGCTCCCCACCGGCAGGGGAAGGCCTGGGATCTAGCGGTGCTGCCACCTCGCCCATTCTCACTTCCAACGATGCCCTGCTCTTTCATGAAAAGTGCGGGACCCTCATCAAACTCAGCAACAATAATAAGACGGCTGAGCGCCGGCGGCCCCTGGATGAATTCAACAATGGGGTTGTCATGACCAATCGCCCCCTTCGGGACAATGAGATGTTTGAG ATCCGTATCGACAAGCTTGTTGATAAGTGGTCAGGCTCCATTGAGATTGGGGTCACCACCCACAACCCCAACAGTTTGGAGTACCCAGCCACCATGACCAACCTCCAGTCAG GCACCATCATGATGAGCGGCTGTGGAATCCTGACGAATGGCAAGGGCACCCGCCGGGAGTACTGCGAATTCAGTCTGGATGAGTTGCAG GAGGGTGACCACATTGGCCTCACAAGGAAGTCCAACTCTGCCCTACACTTCTTCATTAATGGTATTGATCAGG GAGTGGCAACCCCCTTGACGCCCCCAGTGGTGTATGGTGTGGTGGACTTGTACGGGATGGCAGTGAAGGTGACCATCGTCCACAATAACAACCACAGTGACCGTCTCCGCCGAAACAACGCCATCCTGCGGGCGCTGTCCCCCGAGGGTGCTCTCCGCCGTGCTGCCCCTGCCGCCCAGGCAGAACCTGAGCGCCTGCTCTTCCACCCCAACTGTGGGCAGAAGGCAGCCATCACCCACGAGGGACGCACTGCCCTGAGGCCCCA TGCCACCGATGACTTCAATCACGGCGTGGTGCTGAGCAGCAGAGCCCTGCGGGATGGAGAGGTGTTCCAGGTGCGCATCGACAAGATGGTGGACAAATGGGCTGGCTCCATTGAAATTGGTGTCACCACCCACAACCCTGCCTACCTCCAGTTGCCCTCCACCATGACCAACTTGCGCTCTG GGACCTGGATGATGACTGGGAATGGGGTGATGCACAATGGGACGACCATCCTGGATGAATATGGGCACAATCTGGACCGCCTCAAG GCAGGGGACACGGTGGGCGTGGTACGGCGGGAGGACGGGACTCTCCACTTCTTTGTCAATGGGATGACTCAGGGCCCTGCTGCCTGGAACGTGCCCCCGGGCGTCTATGCTGTCGTCGATCTCTATGGCCAGGCGGCCCAGGCCACCATTGTGGACGACGTGG AGGTGGCTCCAGTTCCTGAACCACTTCCTGAGGGGAACAACCAGGTGTCTCCAAGCTCTCCGTCCTCAGGGGCCGGGGGCTCTGACCTGCGCTTCCATCAGCTGCACGGCAGTAACGCAGTCATCACTAATGGGGGCCGCACCGCCCTCCGCCACAACTGTCGCAGCGAGTTTAATGACGCCATCGTCATCTCCAACCG GGCCCTGCGGGATGGAGAGCTGTTTGAAATTGTCATTCAGAAGATGGTGGACCGCTGGTCAGGCTCCATTGAGGCTG gAGTGACTGCTATTCGGCCTGAAGACCTGGAATTCCCCAACACCATGACAGACATTGACTATGACACATGGATGCTGAG TGGTACAGCCATCATGCAAGACGGTAACACGATGCGCAACAATTATGGGTGTGACCTGGATGCGCTGGGCACAGGTGCACGCATTGGCATGATGCGAACTGCCAAGGGCGACCTGCACTACTTCATCAACGGCCAGGACCAAGGCGCTGCCTGCTCGGGCCTGCCTCCGG agGTGTATGCGGTAGTCGATCTCTATGGCCAGTGTGTCCAAGTGTCCATCACCAATGCTACCGGCCCCATGGACAACAGCCTGGCGACCAGCAACACTGCCACCGAGAAGTCCTTCCCACTGCACTCCCCAG TGGCTGGCGTGGCTCACCGATTCCACAGTACTTGCGGCAAGAACGTCACTCTAGAGGAGGATGGCACGAGGGCATTGCGTGCCGCTGGCTATGCTCATGGCCTTGTCTTCAGTACCAAGGAGCTGAGGGCTGAGGAAGTCTTTGAG GTGAAAGTGGAAGAGCTAGATGAGAAGTGGGCAGGTTCCCTGCGGCTGGGGCTGACCACACTAGCACCGGGGGAGATGGGACCCGGGGCAGGCGGTGGTGGCCCAGGGCTGCCTCCTTCCCTGCCAGAGCTCCGGACGAAGACCACTTGGATGGTATCCAGCTGTGAAGTGAGGCGTGATGGGCAGCTCCAGAGGATGAACTATGGCCGGAATCTAGAGAGGCTGGGG GTGGGGAGCCGTGTGGGTGTTCGTCGGGGGGCAGATGACACGATGCACATCCTGGTGGATGGAGAGGATATGGGGCCTGCAGCCACTGGCATTGCCAAG AACGTGTGGGCTGTGTTGGATCTCTACGGGCCAGTCCGCAGTGTGTCAATTGTCAGTTCCACGAGACTGGAGGAGTCAGAAGgcacccagcctccttccccCAGTTCAGACACCGGCAGTGAGGGCGAGGAGGATGACGAGGGCGAGGAGCATGGCCTGGGAGTAAGAGGCTGCAGCATG GGCCAGAATGAAGTGGGTATTATACCCACCACCCTCGAGTTCCTGGAGAACCATGGGAAGAATATCCTTTTGTCTAATGGGAACCGTACGGCCACACGGGTGGCCAGCTACAATCAGGGCATCGTTGTCATCAACCAACCTCTGGTGCCCCAGCTGCTGGTCCAG GTGCGGATAGATTTCCTAAACCGACAGTGGACATCTTCCCTTGTCCTGGGAGTCATCACCTGCGCGCCTGAGAGGCTCAACTTCCCTGCTTCTGCCTGTGCCCTCAAACGGGCAGCCTGGCTGCTGCGGGGCCGTGGGGTCTTCCACAACGGTCTCAAG ATCTGCGAGAAGTTTGGGCCCAATCTGGACACGTGCCCTGAAGGCACCATCCTGGGACTGCGGCTGGACAGCTCTGGGGGGCTGCATCTTCATGTTAATGGGGTGGACCAGGGGGTAGCTGTGCCAGATGTGCCCCAGCCCTGCCACGCGCTTGTGGACCTCTATGGGCAGTGTGAGCAG GTGACAATCGTGAACCCTGAGCCAGGGGCTGCCAGTGGGAAAAGTGCTGGAACCCAAGGGGACATGGAGAAAGCAGACATGGTGGACG GTATCAAAGAGAGTGTGTGCTGGGGTCCACCACCTGCCGCTAGTCCTCTGAAGAGCTGCGAGTACCATGCCCTTTGCTCTCGCTTCCAAGAACTCCTGCTGCTTCCTG AAGATTATTTCATGCCTCCGCCAAAGCGAAGCCTGTGCTACTGTGAGTCTTGCCGGAAGCTGCGAGGAGACGAGGCCCACAGGCGCAGAGGGGAGCCTCCCCGGGAATACGCACTGCCCTTTGGCTGGTGCAGGTTCAACCTCAG GAAAAACCAGGAAGTGCCAGGAGCTTCCTGTCTAAGGAAGAGCCTCGTGAAGCTCCTCCACTGGGGAGTCAGTGGCCTTCGTTCTATCTGCCCCGCTTGTCCACCTCCTAGAGTGAATCCCCGCCTGGAGGCTGGGACACTAACCAAGAAGTGGCACATGGCATATCATGGGAGCAATGTTGCCGCTGTACGGAGAGTGCTGGACCGAGGGGAGCTGGGAGCAG GTACTGCCTCCATCCTAAGCTGCCGTCCTTTGAAGGGAGAACCTGGGGTAGGGTTCGAGGAGCCTGGCGAGAACTGTGCACCTCCTCGGGAGGAGCAGCCCCCTCCTGTGCTGCTTTCCCCCTCCCTTCAATATGCTGGGGCGGAGACCCTGGCCTCCAAAGTGCA ATTCCGGGACCCCAAATCCCAGCGGACGCACCAGGCTCAGGTGGCGTTCCAGGTGTGTGTGCGCCCTGGCTCCTACACCCCGGGACCCCCTTCCGCTGCCCTTGGAGAACCTCCTGACCCTCACTTCAGTCCAGCCGAACTTGAGTGGGTCACTAAGGAGAAGGGGGCCACACTCCTCTGTGCCCTGCTGGTACGGGTGGAATGA
- the NEURL4 gene encoding neuralized-like protein 4 isoform X7 yields the protein MAAGSGGSGGSGGGPGPGPGGGGGPSGSGSGPGSNGGLGSGGELHPRTGRLVSLSACGRTARRQQPGQEFNHGLVLSREPLRDGRVFTVRIDRKVNSWSGSIEIGVTALDPSVLDFPSSATGLKGGSWVVSGCSVLRDGRSVLEEYGQDLDQLGEGDRVGVERTVAGELRLWVNGRDCGVAATGLPPRVWAVVDLYGKCTQITVLPPEPGFSPPTPIPTPPLEPLAPTEDSAMAEQGTSADEAFMVSPAQARPETFPNSLESHNDFANMELSEVVSNTILSAYNGGLLNVNLSSPPAGEGLGSSGAATSPILTSNDALLFHEKCGTLIKLSNNNKTAERRRPLDEFNNGVVMTNRPLRDNEMFEIRIDKLVDKWSGSIEIGVTTHNPNSLEYPATMTNLQSGTIMMSGCGILTNGKGTRREYCEFSLDELQEGDHIGLTRKSNSALHFFINGIDQGVATPLTPPVVYGVVDLYGMAVKVTIVHNNNHSDRLRRNNAILRALSPEGALRRAAPAAQAEPERLLFHPNCGQKAAITHEGRTALRPHATDDFNHGVVLSSRALRDGEVFQVRIDKMVDKWAGSIEIGVTTHNPAYLQLPSTMTNLRSGTWMMTGNGVMHNGTTILDEYGHNLDRLKAGDTVGVVRREDGTLHFFVNGMTQGPAAWNVPPGVYAVVDLYGQAAQATIVDDVEVAPVPEPLPEGNNQVSPSSPSSGAGGSDLRFHQLHGSNAVITNGGRTALRHNCRSEFNDAIVISNRALRDGELFEIVIQKMVDRWSGSIEAGVTAIRPEDLEFPNTMTDIDYDTWMLSGTAIMQDGNTMRNNYGCDLDALGTGARIGMMRTAKGDLHYFINGQDQGAACSGLPPGKEVYAVVDLYGQCVQVSITNATGPMDNSLATSNTATEKSFPLHSPVAGVAHRFHSTCGKNVTLEEDGTRALRAAGYAHGLVFSTKELRAEEVFEVKVEELDEKWAGSLRLGLTTLAPGEMGPGAGGGGPGLPPSLPELRTKTTWMVSSCEVRRDGQLQRMNYGRNLERLGVGSRVGVRRGADDTMHILVDGEDMGPAATGIAKNVWAVLDLYGPVRSVSIVSSTRLEESEGTQPPSPSSDTGSEGEEDDEGEEHGLGGQNEVGIIPTTLEFLENHGKNILLSNGNRTATRVASYNQGIVVINQPLVPQLLVQVRIDFLNRQWTSSLVLGVITCAPERLNFPASACALKRAAWLLRGRGVFHNGLKICEKFGPNLDTCPEGTILGLRLDSSGGLHLHVNGVDQGVAVPDVPQPCHALVDLYGQCEQVTIVNPEPGAASGKSAGTQGDMEKADMVDGIKESVCWGPPPAASPLKSCEYHALCSRFQELLLLPEDYFMPPPKRSLCYCESCRKLRGDEAHRRRGEPPREYALPFGWCRFNLRVNPRLEAGTLTKKWHMAYHGSNVAAVRRVLDRGELGAGTASILSCRPLKGEPGVGFEEPGENCAPPREEQPPPVLLSPSLQYAGAETLASKVQFRDPKSQRTHQAQVAFQVCVRPGSYTPGPPSAALGEPPDPHFSPAELEWVTKEKGATLLCALLVRVE from the exons atggcggcagggtcggGTGGGAGTGGGGGCTCTGGGGGAGGCCCTGGACCGGGGCCGGGCGGGGGTGGCGGCCCCAGCGGGAGCGGCTCAGGACCGGGGTCCAACGGGGGTCTGGGCAGCGGCGGGGAACTGCACCCGCGCACTGGGCGCTTGGTGAGCCTGTCGGCCTGTGGGCGTACAGCGCGGCGGCAGCAGCCGGGCCAGGAGTTTAACCACGGGCTGGTGTTGAGCCGAGAACCCTTGCGCGATGGACGCGTCTTCACCGTCCGCATCGACCGCAAG GTCAACTCCTGGAGCGGCTCCATTGAGATTGGGGTGACAGCGCTGGACCCCAGTGTGCTGGACTTTCCAAGCAGTGCCACAGGGCTGAAGGGGGGCTCGTGGGTAGTGTCGGGCTGCTCTGTGCTGAGAGATGGACGCTCTGTGTTGGAGGAGTATGGTCAGGACCTGGACCAGCTTGGTGAAGGGGACCGCGTGGGCGTGGAGCGCACAGTTGCTGGGGAGCTTCGGCTCTGGGTGAATGGGCGGGATTGCGGTGTGGCTGCCACAGGCCTGCCCCCTCGTGTCTGGGCCGTTGTGGACCTTTATGGCAAGTGCACCCAGATCACCGTGCTACCCCCTGAGCCAGGCTTCAGCCCCCCTACTCCCATCCCCACACCTCCCCTCGAGCCCTTGGCCCCCACTGAAGACTCTGCCATGGCTGAACAGGGGACCTCTGCAGATGAAG CCTTCATGGTGTCCCCAGCGCAGGCCCGGCCGGAGACGTTTCCTAACAGCCTTGAGTCGCATAATG ACTTTGCCAACATGGAGCTGTCTGAGGTGGTGAGCAACACCATCCTGTCTGCCTACAATGGAGGGCTCCTGAATGTGAACCTGAGCTCCCCACCGGCAGGGGAAGGCCTGGGATCTAGCGGTGCTGCCACCTCGCCCATTCTCACTTCCAACGATGCCCTGCTCTTTCATGAAAAGTGCGGGACCCTCATCAAACTCAGCAACAATAATAAGACGGCTGAGCGCCGGCGGCCCCTGGATGAATTCAACAATGGGGTTGTCATGACCAATCGCCCCCTTCGGGACAATGAGATGTTTGAG ATCCGTATCGACAAGCTTGTTGATAAGTGGTCAGGCTCCATTGAGATTGGGGTCACCACCCACAACCCCAACAGTTTGGAGTACCCAGCCACCATGACCAACCTCCAGTCAG GCACCATCATGATGAGCGGCTGTGGAATCCTGACGAATGGCAAGGGCACCCGCCGGGAGTACTGCGAATTCAGTCTGGATGAGTTGCAG GAGGGTGACCACATTGGCCTCACAAGGAAGTCCAACTCTGCCCTACACTTCTTCATTAATGGTATTGATCAGG GAGTGGCAACCCCCTTGACGCCCCCAGTGGTGTATGGTGTGGTGGACTTGTACGGGATGGCAGTGAAGGTGACCATCGTCCACAATAACAACCACAGTGACCGTCTCCGCCGAAACAACGCCATCCTGCGGGCGCTGTCCCCCGAGGGTGCTCTCCGCCGTGCTGCCCCTGCCGCCCAGGCAGAACCTGAGCGCCTGCTCTTCCACCCCAACTGTGGGCAGAAGGCAGCCATCACCCACGAGGGACGCACTGCCCTGAGGCCCCA TGCCACCGATGACTTCAATCACGGCGTGGTGCTGAGCAGCAGAGCCCTGCGGGATGGAGAGGTGTTCCAGGTGCGCATCGACAAGATGGTGGACAAATGGGCTGGCTCCATTGAAATTGGTGTCACCACCCACAACCCTGCCTACCTCCAGTTGCCCTCCACCATGACCAACTTGCGCTCTG GGACCTGGATGATGACTGGGAATGGGGTGATGCACAATGGGACGACCATCCTGGATGAATATGGGCACAATCTGGACCGCCTCAAG GCAGGGGACACGGTGGGCGTGGTACGGCGGGAGGACGGGACTCTCCACTTCTTTGTCAATGGGATGACTCAGGGCCCTGCTGCCTGGAACGTGCCCCCGGGCGTCTATGCTGTCGTCGATCTCTATGGCCAGGCGGCCCAGGCCACCATTGTGGACGACGTGG AGGTGGCTCCAGTTCCTGAACCACTTCCTGAGGGGAACAACCAGGTGTCTCCAAGCTCTCCGTCCTCAGGGGCCGGGGGCTCTGACCTGCGCTTCCATCAGCTGCACGGCAGTAACGCAGTCATCACTAATGGGGGCCGCACCGCCCTCCGCCACAACTGTCGCAGCGAGTTTAATGACGCCATCGTCATCTCCAACCG GGCCCTGCGGGATGGAGAGCTGTTTGAAATTGTCATTCAGAAGATGGTGGACCGCTGGTCAGGCTCCATTGAGGCTG gAGTGACTGCTATTCGGCCTGAAGACCTGGAATTCCCCAACACCATGACAGACATTGACTATGACACATGGATGCTGAG TGGTACAGCCATCATGCAAGACGGTAACACGATGCGCAACAATTATGGGTGTGACCTGGATGCGCTGGGCACAGGTGCACGCATTGGCATGATGCGAACTGCCAAGGGCGACCTGCACTACTTCATCAACGGCCAGGACCAAGGCGCTGCCTGCTCGGGCCTGCCTCCGGGTAAAG agGTGTATGCGGTAGTCGATCTCTATGGCCAGTGTGTCCAAGTGTCCATCACCAATGCTACCGGCCCCATGGACAACAGCCTGGCGACCAGCAACACTGCCACCGAGAAGTCCTTCCCACTGCACTCCCCAG TGGCTGGCGTGGCTCACCGATTCCACAGTACTTGCGGCAAGAACGTCACTCTAGAGGAGGATGGCACGAGGGCATTGCGTGCCGCTGGCTATGCTCATGGCCTTGTCTTCAGTACCAAGGAGCTGAGGGCTGAGGAAGTCTTTGAG GTGAAAGTGGAAGAGCTAGATGAGAAGTGGGCAGGTTCCCTGCGGCTGGGGCTGACCACACTAGCACCGGGGGAGATGGGACCCGGGGCAGGCGGTGGTGGCCCAGGGCTGCCTCCTTCCCTGCCAGAGCTCCGGACGAAGACCACTTGGATGGTATCCAGCTGTGAAGTGAGGCGTGATGGGCAGCTCCAGAGGATGAACTATGGCCGGAATCTAGAGAGGCTGGGG GTGGGGAGCCGTGTGGGTGTTCGTCGGGGGGCAGATGACACGATGCACATCCTGGTGGATGGAGAGGATATGGGGCCTGCAGCCACTGGCATTGCCAAG AACGTGTGGGCTGTGTTGGATCTCTACGGGCCAGTCCGCAGTGTGTCAATTGTCAGTTCCACGAGACTGGAGGAGTCAGAAGgcacccagcctccttccccCAGTTCAGACACCGGCAGTGAGGGCGAGGAGGATGACGAGGGCGAGGAGCATGGCCTGGGA GGCCAGAATGAAGTGGGTATTATACCCACCACCCTCGAGTTCCTGGAGAACCATGGGAAGAATATCCTTTTGTCTAATGGGAACCGTACGGCCACACGGGTGGCCAGCTACAATCAGGGCATCGTTGTCATCAACCAACCTCTGGTGCCCCAGCTGCTGGTCCAG GTGCGGATAGATTTCCTAAACCGACAGTGGACATCTTCCCTTGTCCTGGGAGTCATCACCTGCGCGCCTGAGAGGCTCAACTTCCCTGCTTCTGCCTGTGCCCTCAAACGGGCAGCCTGGCTGCTGCGGGGCCGTGGGGTCTTCCACAACGGTCTCAAG ATCTGCGAGAAGTTTGGGCCCAATCTGGACACGTGCCCTGAAGGCACCATCCTGGGACTGCGGCTGGACAGCTCTGGGGGGCTGCATCTTCATGTTAATGGGGTGGACCAGGGGGTAGCTGTGCCAGATGTGCCCCAGCCCTGCCACGCGCTTGTGGACCTCTATGGGCAGTGTGAGCAG GTGACAATCGTGAACCCTGAGCCAGGGGCTGCCAGTGGGAAAAGTGCTGGAACCCAAGGGGACATGGAGAAAGCAGACATGGTGGACG GTATCAAAGAGAGTGTGTGCTGGGGTCCACCACCTGCCGCTAGTCCTCTGAAGAGCTGCGAGTACCATGCCCTTTGCTCTCGCTTCCAAGAACTCCTGCTGCTTCCTG AAGATTATTTCATGCCTCCGCCAAAGCGAAGCCTGTGCTACTGTGAGTCTTGCCGGAAGCTGCGAGGAGACGAGGCCCACAGGCGCAGAGGGGAGCCTCCCCGGGAATACGCACTGCCCTTTGGCTGGTGCAGGTTCAACCTCAG AGTGAATCCCCGCCTGGAGGCTGGGACACTAACCAAGAAGTGGCACATGGCATATCATGGGAGCAATGTTGCCGCTGTACGGAGAGTGCTGGACCGAGGGGAGCTGGGAGCAG GTACTGCCTCCATCCTAAGCTGCCGTCCTTTGAAGGGAGAACCTGGGGTAGGGTTCGAGGAGCCTGGCGAGAACTGTGCACCTCCTCGGGAGGAGCAGCCCCCTCCTGTGCTGCTTTCCCCCTCCCTTCAATATGCTGGGGCGGAGACCCTGGCCTCCAAAGTGCA ATTCCGGGACCCCAAATCCCAGCGGACGCACCAGGCTCAGGTGGCGTTCCAGGTGTGTGTGCGCCCTGGCTCCTACACCCCGGGACCCCCTTCCGCTGCCCTTGGAGAACCTCCTGACCCTCACTTCAGTCCAGCCGAACTTGAGTGGGTCACTAAGGAGAAGGGGGCCACACTCCTCTGTGCCCTGCTGGTACGGGTGGAATGA